The sequence TGAAATAGCGGATAGAGTGGCCGTAATGAACAACGGTATCATCGAACAGATAGCGGAACCTTCTGAGATCTATGAAAGGCCAAAGACTGCTTACATAGCAGATTTTTTGGGCTTTGAAAATGTATTCCCGGTCGACTCTATTGAAGAGCCTTACGTCGTAGTAAAAGGTACAAGGTTGAAGGTTAAAGAGTTAAAGTACGATAGCAAATACGTCGCTATTCGCTCCACAAAACTATCTATCTCGAAAGAGCCCTTGCCCAATCTTGAGAATATTGGTGGTAAAATTATAACGAAGTCGTTCAAAGGCGATAGAGTGAGGTATATCTTAAGTACAAGTATTGGTGAATTGAGTGTATTGGCTAATGAATTAAACTTTCATGTGGGTGAGGATGTCTATGCCCATTATAAGCCTGATGATCTGCTCTTATTGAGCAGATAATGATATGATCGTCGGTAATACTATGCCCCTTTTGTAATCGACCAACCCTTTATCTGTAATCTTAAAGTTTCCTAACCCCACAGGTAATGATAAGAACATTAGCCTTCTTAAAGGGATCTTAACACCCATGTTGAGTAAAACCTTTCTTAACTCTCTAACCTTACTACATACGCCAAGATCATCGGTGAGGAGGCCAAAGTATGGGAGCTCGACACTCGCCAAAACTTTCCCATTCATAACTACAACGATGCCACCACCCATACGCTCCACCTCCTTTATACCGAGGTACATATCGTATTCAGAAGTACCGATCGATGTAAGGTTGTGTACATCATGAGATACACTGGTGACGATGGCACCCTCCCTTAACCCTGTACCTTGTATGAAGCCCTTCCCTATATTCCCACTCTTACCATGCCTCTCCACCACCGCCAACATCACTATATCATCCATCGGCCTACTCATTACCTTATAGTTGGATACGCTTAACTCTACTTCTCTCAACTCTCCATTGACTGTAACGACCCTCACCAAGGCCCTTGCCCTCTCTAACTCCACCTTTATAACCAAATCATCCGGCTTTATACCAGCCTTCACTTTGATCGTGTTCTTGAATCTATCGAAATCGAACTTGGGTATTTCGATGAGTAACTTACCTTTTGAGGCGACCAATCGGCCATTCATTATAACCTTATCTACATCGAACCTTTTCAGATCATTGAAGATTATCAAGTCTGCGTAGCGCCCAGGTGCTATCATCCCCAACTCCGAATCGAATCTGTAAGCCTCAGCAACATTCAAAGTTACCATCTGTACCGCCTTTACTGGATCAAGGCCTAGATCGACGGCCTCTCTAACGAGCGATACAAGATGGCCCCTATCCTCTACTTCATCGGGCTCTATATCATCGGTACATAACAAAACCCTCCTCGTATCTATACATTTTAAAGTTTCGATCACATCTCTCAGCAGATCTTTATCGGGTCTATTCTGCACCATCACATTAAGGCCACACCTAAGCCTCTCCAAAACTTCATCCTTGCTCCTCGATGTATGGTCGGTCATGATCCCGCTAGATATGTACGCTTGAAGCATCATCCCTTTGAGAGATGGTGAATGGCCATCTATAACACCACCCCTCTCATAAACATGCTTGATCTTCATCAAAGACTCAACATCGCCCTCTATAACTTTCTTATAATCCATCAACTCTCCTAAGCCCCAAATATCCTTTCGATCCATCA comes from Nitrososphaerales archaeon and encodes:
- the ade gene encoding adenine deaminase; this encodes MLLTKSYSLEERKALVSVCTGLERPDLILSGGSIVDVATGEVREVDVVIKGSRIAYVGNLRDLNISHLGSVIDVKGTFITPGFIDPHAHVESTMLTPSAYASLLIPQGTTGAIIDPHEIVNVSGFEGLTFFLKDADSTPFKFYVQAPSCVPSAPGLETSGHIVSSSDIEKLMDRKDIWGLGELMDYKKVIEGDVESLMKIKHVYERGGVIDGHSPSLKGMMLQAYISSGIMTDHTSRSKDEVLERLRCGLNVMVQNRPDKDLLRDVIETLKCIDTRRVLLCTDDIEPDEVEDRGHLVSLVREAVDLGLDPVKAVQMVTLNVAEAYRFDSELGMIAPGRYADLIIFNDLKRFDVDKVIMNGRLVASKGKLLIEIPKFDFDRFKNTIKVKAGIKPDDLVIKVELERARALVRVVTVNGELREVELSVSNYKVMSRPMDDIVMLAVVERHGKSGNIGKGFIQGTGLREGAIVTSVSHDVHNLTSIGTSEYDMYLGIKEVERMGGGIVVVMNGKVLASVELPYFGLLTDDLGVCSKVRELRKVLLNMGVKIPLRRLMFLSLPVGLGNFKITDKGLVDYKRGIVLPTIISLSAQ